The following coding sequences lie in one Arabidopsis thaliana chromosome 3, partial sequence genomic window:
- a CDS encoding uncharacterized protein (unknown protein; FUNCTIONS IN: molecular_function unknown; INVOLVED IN: biological_process unknown; LOCATED IN: chloroplast; EXPRESSED IN: 23 plant structures; EXPRESSED DURING: 13 growth stages; CONTAINS InterPro DOMAIN/s: Protein of unknown function DUF3067 (InterPro:IPR021420); Has 276 Blast hits to 276 proteins in 83 species: Archae - 0; Bacteria - 112; Metazoa - 0; Fungi - 2; Plants - 59; Viruses - 0; Other Eukaryotes - 103 (source: NCBI BLink).) — protein sequence MMSIVSSHHHCQQSVIHERSGIGTISKVSCSRYCGPCFSGRLAFSHSLCLKTTYGKTDRRKFSRICSIVDDEGNLDNSDDEEKESLDDKTKRQANDMNRANLERMVGSDDSAFNGLDLATLIRQKYGKSYDVQLIKKEFMGKNLLAMNVMWKYREQRSFPLTEEEYILRLDDVANMLKCWGAVSHIRSSLAKSKERPRIGKAVSIFIDMDSTGGRANEWIYK from the exons ATGATGAGCATTGTATCAAGTCATCATCACTGTCAACAATCTGTTATACACGAACGTAGCGGTATAGGAACAATATCTAAGGTTTCTTGTTCGAGATATTGCGGTCCGTGTTTCTCTGGACGACTGGCTTTCTCTCATAGCCTCTGCTTGAAGACTACTTATGGGAAAACTGATAGGAGAAAGTTTTCAAGAATTTGCAGTATTGTGGATGATGAGGGGAATCTAGATAATTCGGATGACGAGGAAAAGGAATCACTCGATGATAAAACTAAAAGG caAGCGAATGATATGAATCGGGCTAATCTTGAAAGAATGGTTGGGTCAGATGATTCTGCATTTAACGGCTTAGATCTTGCAACCCTCATCAGACAGAAGTATGGAAAATCTTATGATGTTCAACTCATCAAGAAG GAGTTCATGGGGAAGAATCTTCTTGCAATGAATGTCATGTGGAAGTACAGAGAACAG AGGTCTTTTCCTCTAACCgaagaagaatatatactTAGACTTGACGATGTAGCCAACATGTTGAAATGCTGGGGAGCAGTCTCACATATCCGTAGCAGCCTAGCAAAGTCGAAGGAGCGACCTCGGATAGGGAAG GCTGTCAGCATTTTCATAGACATGGATTCGACAGGGGGAAGAGCAAATGAATGGATTTACAAGTAA
- a CDS encoding RING/U-box superfamily protein (RING/U-box superfamily protein; FUNCTIONS IN: zinc ion binding; EXPRESSED IN: 24 plant structures; EXPRESSED DURING: 15 growth stages; CONTAINS InterPro DOMAIN/s: Zinc finger, RING-type (InterPro:IPR001841), Zinc finger, C3HC4 RING-type (InterPro:IPR018957); BEST Arabidopsis thaliana protein match is: RING/U-box superfamily protein (TAIR:AT3G63530.2); Has 15086 Blast hits to 12507 proteins in 429 species: Archae - 8; Bacteria - 555; Metazoa - 4333; Fungi - 1497; Plants - 5032; Viruses - 175; Other Eukaryotes - 3486 (source: NCBI BLink).) — MPMENDNGPHVGNVVVTAEQATKINETDGRLPENRQTGVVSDTGSGSERGEQGVGESAVAVAVPVEESGSISVGELPAPRSSSARVPFTNLSQIDADLALARTLQEQERAYMMLTMNSEISDYGSWETGSYVYDEDEFDDPENEDEDDDEDEYETDDDPQEDGLDVNVHANEDDQEDDGNSDIEEVAYTDDEAYARALQEAEERDMAARLSALSGLANRVVEDLEDESHTSQDAWDEMDPDELSYEELLALGDIVGTESRGLSADTIASLPSKRYKEGDNQNGTNESCVICRLDYEDDEDLILLPCKHSYHSECINNWLKINKVCPVCSAEVSTSTSGQS, encoded by the exons ATGCCCATGGAGAACGACAATGGCCCACACGTTGGCAACGTCGTCGTCACCGCTGAGCAAGCGACCAAGATTAACGAGACTGATGGACGGTTGCCGGAGAATCGGCAGACCGGTGTTGTCTCTGACACCGGAAGTGGTAGCGAGAGAGGAGAGCAAGGGGTTGGAGAGTCGGCAGTTGCTGTGGCGGTGCCGGTGGAGGAGAGCGGATCGATTTCGGTGGGAGAGCTACCTGCTCCCCGATCTTCCTCTGCTAGAGTTCCGTTTACTAATCTAAGCCAAATTGATGCGGATCTTGCTCTTGCTCGCACACTCCAAGAACAG GAGCGGGCGTATATGATGTTGACCATGAATAGTGAAATCAGTGACTATGGGAGCTGGGAAACTGGAAGCTATGTATACGATGAGGATGAGTTTGATGACCCCGAGaatgaggatgaggatgatgatgaagatgaatatGAAACAGATGATGATCCTCAGGAAGATGGGCTTGATGTCAATGTGCACGCCAATGAAGATGATCAAGAAGATGACGGTAACTCTGACATTGAAGAAGTTGCTTATACAGATGATGAGGCCTATGCTAGAGCTCTtcaagaagctgaagaaagGGATATGGCTGCTAGATTGTCTGCCTTATCTGGGTTAGCAAACC GGGTGGTTGAAGATCTAGAGGATGAGAGTCATACTTCTCAG GATGCCTGGGATGAGATGGATCCTGATGAGCTTTCATATGAG GAGTTGCTTGCACTTGGCGACATTGTGGGAACCGAAAGTAGAGGATTGTCTGCTGATACAATTGCATCTTTGCCTTcaaaaagatataaagaagGAGACAATCAGAACGGAACCAATGAGTC ATGTGTTATATGTCGTTTAGACTATGAGGATGACGAAGACCTGATACTGCTCCCATGCAAACATTCTTACCACTCGGAGTGCATAAACAACTGGTTGAAGATAAACAAG GTTTGCCCCGTATGCAGTGCAGAAGTTTCAACTTCGACCTCTGGACAAAGCTGA
- a CDS encoding RING/U-box superfamily protein, producing the protein MPMENDNGPHVGNVVVTAEQATKINETDGRLPENRQTGVVSDTGSGSERGEQGVGESAVAVAVPVEESGSISVGELPAPRSSSARVPFTNLSQIDADLALARTLQEQERAYMMLTMNSEISDYGSWETGSYVYDEDEFDDPENEDEDDDEDEYETDDDPQEDGLDVNVHANEDDQEDDGNSDIEEVAYTDDEAYARALQEAEERDMAARLSALSGLANRVVEDLEDESHTSQVKMHLPEGN; encoded by the exons ATGCCCATGGAGAACGACAATGGCCCACACGTTGGCAACGTCGTCGTCACCGCTGAGCAAGCGACCAAGATTAACGAGACTGATGGACGGTTGCCGGAGAATCGGCAGACCGGTGTTGTCTCTGACACCGGAAGTGGTAGCGAGAGAGGAGAGCAAGGGGTTGGAGAGTCGGCAGTTGCTGTGGCGGTGCCGGTGGAGGAGAGCGGATCGATTTCGGTGGGAGAGCTACCTGCTCCCCGATCTTCCTCTGCTAGAGTTCCGTTTACTAATCTAAGCCAAATTGATGCGGATCTTGCTCTTGCTCGCACACTCCAAGAACAG GAGCGGGCGTATATGATGTTGACCATGAATAGTGAAATCAGTGACTATGGGAGCTGGGAAACTGGAAGCTATGTATACGATGAGGATGAGTTTGATGACCCCGAGaatgaggatgaggatgatgatgaagatgaatatGAAACAGATGATGATCCTCAGGAAGATGGGCTTGATGTCAATGTGCACGCCAATGAAGATGATCAAGAAGATGACGGTAACTCTGACATTGAAGAAGTTGCTTATACAGATGATGAGGCCTATGCTAGAGCTCTtcaagaagctgaagaaagGGATATGGCTGCTAGATTGTCTGCCTTATCTGGGTTAGCAAACC GGGTGGTTGAAGATCTAGAGGATGAGAGTCATACTTCTCAG GTCAAAATGCATTTACCAGAGGGTAATTGA
- a CDS encoding BTB/POZ domain protein (unknown protein; BEST Arabidopsis thaliana protein match is: unknown protein (TAIR:AT5G64230.1); Has 217 Blast hits to 217 proteins in 16 species: Archae - 0; Bacteria - 2; Metazoa - 0; Fungi - 0; Plants - 215; Viruses - 0; Other Eukaryotes - 0 (source: NCBI BLink).) → MSSSRELQYLEYTYRNNRPTTGLLNSIFMTTVNTAARSLVSVASTASTPEIPSRRWSASDHLSFASGLLTTAAENALVPAKASSSSSTSSTALVKYSGSSDLGMMICDGVDEPSVNSLGRALCHALALMNEIPVTSRKYQFAMGMAEKIMEDNAQSGHVDLLDVNRAALASSFARTTARLQDCLKRSRTADEPFGGLPLRVVSALPLGGYVASYVRGLSACINTVRSLADMTGNLLSQTRRRESAVVRAGGIQENEAELAVEKLAEELLWMTEKLRRYGAVAEGIKRWSYASGLASLSLTAAPRVQGLMVKISALLIGELARDSTQVPGQVTFRLLANWLPLFSHARNGLAFPVLTGYERVEVERAIDKAISTLPALDQEILLTNWLQDFSVSASEWPNLQPAYDRWCHSTRQLFM, encoded by the exons atgTCGTCGTCGAGGGAGCTACAATACTTGGAGTACACATACAGAAACAACCGTCCCACGACGGGTCTCCTCAACTCCATCTTCATGACCACCGTCAACACGGCCGCTCGTTCTCTCGTCTCCGTCGCTTCCACCGCCTCTACACCAGAGATTCCTTCTAGGCGATGGTCGGCTTCGGACCACCTCAG TTTCGCTTCGGGTCTTCTTACCACGGCTGCGGAGAACGCGTTGGTCCCGGCTAAGGCTTCCTCGTCGTCGTCCACGTCATCAACTGCGTTGGTGAAGTATTCAGGGTCGTCAGATTTGGGTATGATGATTTGCGACGGCGTTGATGAGCCTTCTGTTAACTCTCTCGGTAGAGCTCTTTGTCAC GCATTAGCGCTTATGAACGAGATTCCAGTAACctcaagaaaatatcaatttgCCATGGGAATGGCTGAGAAGATCATGGAAGACAACGCTCAGAGCGGCCACGTGGATTTACTAGACGTCAACAGAGCGGCCCTAGCTTCCTCCTTTGCGCGCACTACTGCGCGATTGCAGGACTGCTTGAAACGCTCTCGAACCGCTGACGAGCCCTTCGGTGGTTTGCCTTTGCGTGTGGTCAGCGCCCTCCCTCTGGGCGGCTACGTTGCCTCCTACGTGAGAGGGTTAAGTGCATGTATCAACACCGTCAGGTCCTTAGCAGACATGACTGGGAACTTGTTATCGCAGACTAGGAGGAGAGAGTCTGCGGTGGTGAGAGCGGGTGGTATCCAAGAAAATGAGGCTGAACTAGCGGTCGAGAAGCTTGCGGAGGAGCTGCTGTGGATGACAGAGAAGCTTAGGCGTTATGGTGCGGTGGCAGAAGGGATTAAGCGGTGGAGCTACGCTTCCGGTTTAGCTTCCTTGTCTCTCACGGCTGCTCCCAGGGTTCAAGGCCTCATGGTTAAGATTTCGG CGCTCTTAATTGGAGAGTTAGCAAGAGACAGCACACAAGTTCCAGGACAAGTGACATTCAGGCTCCTTGCAAACTGGCTCCCACTGTTTAGTCACGCAAGGAACGGGCTTGCGTTTCCCGTACTGACGGGTTATGAGAGAGTTGAGGTGGAACGAGCCATAGACAAAGCCATCTCGACTTTACCTGCATTGGACCAAGAAATCTTACTCACTAACTGGCTCCAAGATTTCTCAGTCTCGGCCTCCGAGTGGCCCAATCTTCAGCCAGCATATGACCGTTGGTGCCACTCCACTCGCCAACTTTTCATGTAG
- a CDS encoding BTB/POZ domain protein, with amino-acid sequence MSSSRELQYLEYTYRNNRPTTGLLNSIFMTTVNTAARSLVSVASTASTPEIPSRRWSASDHLRFMSMMMTWLTLWILRVFLDYLPLPLISSSSSAYSYSYPPFSFASGLLTTAAENALVPAKASSSSSTSSTALVKYSGSSDLGMMICDGVDEPSVNSLGRALCHALALMNEIPVTSRKYQFAMGMAEKIMEDNAQSGHVDLLDVNRAALASSFARTTARLQDCLKRSRTADEPFGGLPLRVVSALPLGGYVASYVRGLSACINTVRSLADMTGNLLSQTRRRESAVVRAGGIQENEAELAVEKLAEELLWMTEKLRRYGAVAEGIKRWSYASGLASLSLTAAPRVQGLMVKISALLIGELARDSTQVPGQVTFRLLANWLPLFSHARNGLAFPVLTGYERVEVERAIDKAISTLPALDQEILLTNWLQDFSVSASEWPNLQPAYDRWCHSTRQLFM; translated from the exons atgTCGTCGTCGAGGGAGCTACAATACTTGGAGTACACATACAGAAACAACCGTCCCACGACGGGTCTCCTCAACTCCATCTTCATGACCACCGTCAACACGGCCGCTCGTTCTCTCGTCTCCGTCGCTTCCACCGCCTCTACACCAGAGATTCCTTCTAGGCGATGGTCGGCTTCGGACCACCTCAGGTTCATGTCTATGATGATGACGTGGCTTACCCTTTGGATCCTTAGAGTTTTCTTGGactatcttcctcttcctctcatctcttcttcttcttctgcttattcttattcttatcCTCCCTTTAGTTTCGCTTCGGGTCTTCTTACCACGGCTGCGGAGAACGCGTTGGTCCCGGCTAAGGCTTCCTCGTCGTCGTCCACGTCATCAACTGCGTTGGTGAAGTATTCAGGGTCGTCAGATTTGGGTATGATGATTTGCGACGGCGTTGATGAGCCTTCTGTTAACTCTCTCGGTAGAGCTCTTTGTCAC GCATTAGCGCTTATGAACGAGATTCCAGTAACctcaagaaaatatcaatttgCCATGGGAATGGCTGAGAAGATCATGGAAGACAACGCTCAGAGCGGCCACGTGGATTTACTAGACGTCAACAGAGCGGCCCTAGCTTCCTCCTTTGCGCGCACTACTGCGCGATTGCAGGACTGCTTGAAACGCTCTCGAACCGCTGACGAGCCCTTCGGTGGTTTGCCTTTGCGTGTGGTCAGCGCCCTCCCTCTGGGCGGCTACGTTGCCTCCTACGTGAGAGGGTTAAGTGCATGTATCAACACCGTCAGGTCCTTAGCAGACATGACTGGGAACTTGTTATCGCAGACTAGGAGGAGAGAGTCTGCGGTGGTGAGAGCGGGTGGTATCCAAGAAAATGAGGCTGAACTAGCGGTCGAGAAGCTTGCGGAGGAGCTGCTGTGGATGACAGAGAAGCTTAGGCGTTATGGTGCGGTGGCAGAAGGGATTAAGCGGTGGAGCTACGCTTCCGGTTTAGCTTCCTTGTCTCTCACGGCTGCTCCCAGGGTTCAAGGCCTCATGGTTAAGATTTCGG CGCTCTTAATTGGAGAGTTAGCAAGAGACAGCACACAAGTTCCAGGACAAGTGACATTCAGGCTCCTTGCAAACTGGCTCCCACTGTTTAGTCACGCAAGGAACGGGCTTGCGTTTCCCGTACTGACGGGTTATGAGAGAGTTGAGGTGGAACGAGCCATAGACAAAGCCATCTCGACTTTACCTGCATTGGACCAAGAAATCTTACTCACTAACTGGCTCCAAGATTTCTCAGTCTCGGCCTCCGAGTGGCCCAATCTTCAGCCAGCATATGACCGTTGGTGCCACTCCACTCGCCAACTTTTCATGTAG
- the STP4 gene encoding sugar transporter 4 (sugar transporter 4 (STP4); FUNCTIONS IN: carbohydrate transmembrane transporter activity, sugar:hydrogen symporter activity, monosaccharide transmembrane transporter activity, sucrose:hydrogen symporter activity; INVOLVED IN: defense response to fungus, response to wounding, sucrose transport; LOCATED IN: plasma membrane, integral to plasma membrane, membrane; EXPRESSED IN: 28 plant structures; EXPRESSED DURING: 13 growth stages; CONTAINS InterPro DOMAIN/s: Sugar transporter, conserved site (InterPro:IPR005829), Major facilitator superfamily (InterPro:IPR020846), General substrate transporter (InterPro:IPR005828), Sugar/inositol transporter (InterPro:IPR003663), Major facilitator superfamily, general substrate transporter (InterPro:IPR016196); BEST Arabidopsis thaliana protein match is: Major facilitator superfamily protein (TAIR:AT3G19940.1); Has 29502 Blast hits to 28992 proteins in 2095 species: Archae - 505; Bacteria - 13835; Metazoa - 4159; Fungi - 7125; Plants - 2571; Viruses - 2; Other Eukaryotes - 1305 (source: NCBI BLink).), which yields MAGGFVSQTPGVRNYNYKLTPKVFVTCFIGAFGGLIFGYDLGISGGVTSMEPFLEEFFPYVYKKMKSAHENEYCRFDSQLLTLFTSSLYVAALVSSLFASTITRVFGRKWSMFLGGFTFFIGSAFNGFAQNIAMLLIGRILLGFGVGFANQSVPVYLSEMAPPNLRGAFNNGFQVAIIFGIVVATIINYFTAQMKGNIGWRISLGLACVPAVMIMIGALILPDTPNSLIERGYTEEAKEMLQSIRGTNEVDEEFQDLIDASEESKQVKHPWKNIMLPRYRPQLIMTCFIPFFQQLTGINVITFYAPVLFQTLGFGSKASLLSAMVTGIIELLCTFVSVFTVDRFGRRILFLQGGIQMLVSQIAIGAMIGVKFGVAGTGNIGKSDANLIVALICIYVAGFAWSWGPLGWLVPSEISPLEIRSAAQAINVSVNMFFTFLVAQLFLTMLCHMKFGLFFFFAFFVVIMTIFIYLMLPETKNVPIEEMNRVWKAHWFWGKFIPDEAVNMGAAEMQQKSV from the exons atgGCCGGAGGGTTCGTCAGTCAAACGCCGGGTGTTCGGAACTACAATTACAAACTGACACCGAAAGTGTTTGTGACATGTTTCATCGGTGCTTTTGGTGGTCTCATCTTCGGATACGATCTCGGGATCTcag GAGGGGTAACCTCAATGGAGCCATTCTTGGAAGAGTTCTTCCCTTACGTctacaagaagatgaagagcgCACATGAGAACGAGTACTGTCGATTTGATAGTCAGCTTCTCACTCTCTTCACTTCGTCTCTCTATGTGGCGGCTTTGGTGTCTTCTCTCTTTGCCTCCACCATTACTAGAGTTTTCGGAAGGAAATGGTCGATGTTTCTCGGTGgtttcaccttcttcatcGGTTCTGCTTTCAACGGCTTTGCCCAAAACATCGCTATGCTTCTCATTGGTCGTATCCTACTTGGTTTCGGAGTCGGATTCGCCAATCAA TCTGTACCGGTTTATTTATCAGAAATGGCTCCTCCGAATCTAAGAGGAGCTTTCAACAACGGGTTTCAAGTAGCGATTATCTTTGGTATTGTGGTTGCAACGATCATCAATTACTTCACCGCACAGATGAAAGGAAACATCGGATGGAGAATCTCTCTCGGATTAGCTTGTGTCCCTGCAGTGATGATCATGATCGGAGCTCTGATCCTTCCCGACACTCCCAACTCTCTCATCGAACGTGGCTACACCGAAGAGGCCAAGGAAATGCTTCAGTCCATCCGAGGAACCAATGAAGTCGATGAAGAGTTTCAAGATCTCATTGATGCAAGTGAGGAGTCCAAGCAAGTGAAACACCCATGGAAGAACATCATGCTTCCTCGTTACAGACCACAATTGATCATGACTTGCTTCATTCCTTTCTTTCAACAACTTACCGGAATCAATGTCATTACCTTCTACGCCCCGGTTTTGTTCCAAACCCTCGGGTTCGGTAGCAAAGCTTCCCTCCTATCAGCTATGGTAACGGGTATCATCGAGCTCTTGTGTACCTTCGTCTCTGTTTTTACAGTGGATAGGtttggaagaagaatcttgttcCTCCAAGGAGGTATCCAGATGCTTGTCTCTCAG ATCGCTATTGGAGCCATGATTGGAGTCAAATTTGGAGTGGCTGGAACAGGAAACATAGGGAAAAGTGATGCCAATCTAATCGTGGCACTGATCTGCATCTATGTAGCGGGTTTCGCCTGGTCATGGGGACCGTTGGGATGGTTGGTTCCTAGTGAGATATCTCCACTAGAGATCCGATCAGCAGCTCAAGCCATAAACGTTTCGGTCAACATGTTCTTCACATTCCTTGTGGCTCAGCTCTTCCTCACTATGCTTTGTCACATGAAATTCGgactattcttcttcttcgccttctTTGTTGTCATAATGACAATATTCATCTACTTGATGTTGCCTGAGACAAAGAATGTGCCAATCGAAGAGATGAACAGAGTGTGGAAGGCACATTGGTTCTGGGGAAAGTTTATTCCTGATGAAGCTGTCAATATGGGTGCTGCTGAGATGCAACAGAAGTCcgtatga
- a CDS encoding Major facilitator superfamily protein (Major facilitator superfamily protein; FUNCTIONS IN: carbohydrate transmembrane transporter activity, sugar:hydrogen symporter activity; INVOLVED IN: transport, transmembrane transport; LOCATED IN: integral to membrane, membrane; EXPRESSED IN: pollen tube; CONTAINS InterPro DOMAIN/s: Sugar transporter, conserved site (InterPro:IPR005829), Major facilitator superfamily (InterPro:IPR020846), General substrate transporter (InterPro:IPR005828), Sugar/inositol transporter (InterPro:IPR003663), Major facilitator superfamily, general substrate transporter (InterPro:IPR016196); BEST Arabidopsis thaliana protein match is: sugar transporter 9 (TAIR:AT1G50310.1); Has 29704 Blast hits to 29217 proteins in 2046 species: Archae - 496; Bacteria - 14337; Metazoa - 4365; Fungi - 6719; Plants - 2392; Viruses - 0; Other Eukaryotes - 1395 (source: NCBI BLink).) has product MAGGAFVSEGGGGGRSYEGGVTAFVIMTCIVAAMGGLLFGYDLGISGGVTSMEEFLTKFFPQVESQMKKAKHDTAYCKFDNQMLQLFTSSLYLAALVASFMASVITRKHGRKVSMFIGGLAFLIGALFNAFAVNVSMLIIGRLLLGVGVGFANQSTPVYLSEMAPAKIRGALNIGFQMAITIGILVANLINYGTSKMAQHGWRVSLGLAAVPAVVMVIGSFILPDTPNSMLERGKNEEAKQMLKKIRGADNVDHEFQDLIDAVEAAKKVENPWKNIMESKYRPALIFCSAIPFFQQITGINVIMFYAPVLFKTLGFGDDAALMSAVITGVVNMLSTFVSIYAVDRYGRRLLFLEGGIQMFICQLLVGSFIGARFGTSGTGTLTPATADWILAFICVYVAGFAWSWGPLGWLVPSEICPLEIRPAGQAINVSVNMFFTFLIGQFFLTMLCHMKFGLFYFFASMVAIMTVFIYFLLPETKGVPIEEMGRVWKQHWFWKKYIPEDAIIGGHDDNNTN; this is encoded by the exons atggcaGGAGGAGCTTTTGTATCAgaaggaggaggtggtggaagAAGTTATGAAGGAGGAGTCACCGCATTCGTTATCATGACATGTATCGTCGCCGCCATGGGAGGTCTGCTCTTTGGTTATGACCTTGGAATCTCAGGAGGTGTTACATCAATGGAAGAGTTTCTTACCAAGTTCTTCCCTCAAGTAGAGAGCCAGATGAAAAAGGCGAAGCACGACACGGCTTACTGTAAATTTGATAACCAAATGCTCCAATTGttcacttcttctctctacCTCGCAGCTCTTGTAGCTTCCTTTATGGCTTCAGTTATCACTAGGAAGCATGGACGTAAAGTCTCTATGTTTATTGGTGGACTTGCTTTCCTCATCGGTGCACTTTTTAACGCATTTGCCGTTAATGTTTCAATGCTCATCATCGGTAGACTGTTGCTTGGTGTTGGTGTTGGATTTGCTAATCAG TCTACTCCGGTGTACCTATCTGAAATGGCTCCAGCGAAGATAAGAGGAGCTTTAAACATCGGTTTTCAGATGGCTATAACCATTGGAATCCTAGTGGCGAATCTGATTAACTATGGAACATCAAAGATGGCTCAACATGGATGGAGGGTTTCTTTAGGTTTAGCAGCTGTTCCAGCTGTTGTTATGGTGATTGGATCATTTATTTTGCCCGATACACCAAACTCGATGCTCGAGAGAGGCAAAAATGAGgaagcaaaacaaatgttgaagaagatacGTGGAGCTGACAATGTTGATCATGAGTTTCAAGATCTCATTGATGCTGTTGAAGCTGCCAAAAAGGTGGAAAATCCATGGAAGAACATCATGGAGAGTAAATATAGACCAGCTTTAATCTTCTGCTCGGCCATTCCCTTTTTCCAACAGATCACTGGAATCAATGTCATTATGTTCTACGCTCCTGTTCTCTTCAAGACTCTTGGTTTTGGTGATGATGCTGCTCTTATGTCTGCTGTTATAACCGGTGTTGTCAACATGCTTTCAACCTTTGTCTCAATTTACGCGGTTGATAGATATGGTAGAAGGTTGCTTTTCCTCGAAGGTGGCATTCAAATGTTCATTTGTCAG cTTCTTGTTGGTTCTTTCATCGGTGCAAGATTCGGAACCTCAGGAACCGGAACATTGACGCCAGCAACAGCAGACTGGATTCTTGCTTTCATATGTGTGTACGTTGCAGGATTTGCATGGTCATGGGGTCCATTGGGATGGTTGGTACCGAGTGAGATATGTCCATTGGAAATTAGACCAGCGGGACAAGCCATCAACGTCTCGGTCAACATGTTCTTCACTTTTCTCATTGGTCAATTCTTTTTGACAATGCTTTGTCACATGAAGTTTGGTCTATTCTACTTCTTTGCAAGCATGGTTGCGATCATGACGgttttcatttactttttgttgCCGGAGACCAAAGGTGTTCCTATTGAAGAGATGGGAAGAGTTTGGAAGCAACATTGGTTCTGGAAAAAGTATATCCCAGAAGATGCTATTATTGGTGGACATGATGACAACAATACCAATTAA